One region of Streptomyces rishiriensis genomic DNA includes:
- a CDS encoding LppU/SCO3897 family protein: MSTPPPQGQNPFAQQGQQPYGQPQGQAPYPPQPGYPQPGAAPYGAVPPEQPRRKVGFKLIKNVVIVLAVIGVGIGVYISNKDDANTAAVGDCMHRGSSSDDNPDLEVVKCDSSQAQYIVLAKIKGTYTQVTADSKCAEQAKDYQYQYTETGGSSNFLLCLKDYKK, encoded by the coding sequence GTGTCGACTCCGCCGCCCCAGGGCCAGAACCCGTTCGCGCAGCAGGGCCAGCAGCCCTACGGCCAGCCCCAGGGCCAGGCGCCGTACCCGCCGCAGCCCGGCTACCCGCAGCCGGGCGCCGCTCCCTACGGTGCGGTCCCGCCGGAGCAGCCCCGCCGCAAGGTCGGCTTCAAGCTGATCAAGAACGTCGTCATCGTTCTCGCGGTCATCGGCGTGGGCATCGGCGTCTACATATCCAACAAGGATGACGCCAACACGGCGGCGGTCGGCGACTGCATGCACCGCGGCAGCAGCAGCGACGACAATCCCGACCTCGAGGTCGTCAAGTGCGACTCCTCGCAGGCTCAGTACATCGTGCTGGCGAAGATCAAGGGTACGTACACGCAGGTCACGGCCGACAGCAAGTGCGCAGAGCAGGCCAAGGACTACCAGTACCAGTACACCGAGACCGGTGGCAGCAGTAACTTCCTGCTCTGCCTGAAGGACTACAAGAAGTAG
- the murJ gene encoding murein biosynthesis integral membrane protein MurJ, which produces MNAPYDGDRGQAAGGSGHPEGPPPEHGQVPPQHPADMYLQDAYDQDPYRSQDLTAQDPVAEALYDRAAHPPPPPGMQQPQQPLYGRPPQSPYAPDPRVWAQTPAPEPEGPTQYLPYGDDPRTTQFVGVDDLVTHSGEEQHQPDAFAHLFRDQQQAGARSADSPSVPGPTPAPGGQGAVPAYQAPMDASSASDQTMNLTATPAAPPAAAAPAAKKGGRAGGLLKSSAVMAAGTMVSRLTGFVRSALIVSALGVGLLGDTFQVAYQLPTMIYILTVGGGLNSVFVPQLVRAMKEDEDGGEAYANRLLTLVMVALGLLTVAAVFAAPVLIRLLSDSVASNPAANEVGVTFVRYFLPSIFFMGVHVVMGQILNARGKFGAMMWTPVLNNIVIIVTLGMFIWVYGTSADSGMKVTTIPPEGERLLGIGILLGLVVQALAMIPYLRETGFRLRLRFDWKGHGLGKAATLAKWTVLFVLANQAGALVVTQLSTSAGKDSPVDGTGFSAYANAQLIWGLPQAIITVSLMAALLPRISRSAAEGDAGAVRDDISQGLRTTAVAIVPIAFGFLALGIPMCTLIFGSSGTSEATNMGFMLMAFGLGLIPYSVQYVVLRAFYAYEDTRTPFYNTVIVAAVNASASALCYFVLPARWAVVGMAASYGLAYAIGVGVAWNRLRKRLGGDLDGSHVLRTYARLCIASVPAALISGVACYGIGHSLGQGVLGSFAALLAGGILLLGIFFVAARRMRIEELNSLVGMVRGRLGR; this is translated from the coding sequence ATGAACGCGCCGTACGACGGTGACCGCGGCCAGGCCGCGGGCGGCTCGGGCCACCCCGAGGGCCCGCCGCCCGAGCATGGCCAGGTGCCGCCGCAGCACCCCGCGGACATGTACCTCCAGGACGCCTACGACCAGGACCCCTACCGGTCCCAGGACCTCACCGCGCAGGACCCGGTCGCCGAGGCGCTCTATGACCGTGCCGCGCACCCCCCGCCGCCGCCGGGCATGCAGCAGCCGCAGCAGCCGCTCTACGGACGGCCCCCGCAGTCTCCGTACGCCCCCGACCCGCGGGTATGGGCCCAGACCCCGGCGCCCGAGCCGGAGGGCCCCACCCAGTACCTGCCCTACGGCGACGACCCCCGTACGACGCAGTTCGTGGGCGTGGACGACCTGGTGACGCACTCCGGCGAGGAGCAGCACCAGCCCGACGCCTTCGCCCACCTCTTCCGGGACCAGCAACAGGCCGGCGCCCGCTCCGCGGACTCGCCGTCGGTGCCCGGCCCGACGCCCGCTCCCGGGGGACAGGGAGCGGTTCCGGCGTACCAGGCCCCGATGGATGCCTCGTCCGCGTCCGACCAGACCATGAACCTCACCGCCACGCCGGCCGCGCCCCCCGCCGCGGCCGCCCCTGCCGCGAAGAAGGGCGGACGCGCCGGCGGCCTGCTGAAGTCCAGCGCCGTCATGGCGGCGGGCACGATGGTGTCCCGCCTCACCGGCTTCGTCCGCTCCGCGCTGATCGTCTCGGCGCTGGGTGTCGGTCTGCTCGGCGACACCTTCCAGGTCGCCTACCAGCTGCCCACGATGATCTACATCCTGACCGTCGGCGGCGGCCTCAACTCGGTCTTCGTTCCGCAACTCGTGCGCGCCATGAAGGAGGACGAGGACGGCGGCGAGGCGTACGCCAACCGCCTGCTCACGCTGGTCATGGTGGCGCTCGGCCTGCTCACGGTCGCAGCGGTCTTCGCGGCGCCCGTCCTGATCCGCCTCCTGTCCGACTCGGTCGCCAGCAACCCGGCGGCCAACGAGGTCGGCGTCACCTTCGTCCGCTACTTCCTGCCCTCGATCTTCTTCATGGGCGTCCACGTGGTGATGGGACAGATCCTCAACGCGCGCGGCAAGTTCGGCGCGATGATGTGGACGCCGGTCCTGAACAACATCGTCATCATCGTGACGCTGGGCATGTTCATCTGGGTCTACGGCACCTCCGCCGACTCCGGCATGAAGGTCACGACCATCCCGCCGGAGGGTGAGCGGCTCCTCGGCATCGGAATCCTGCTCGGCCTGGTCGTGCAGGCGCTCGCCATGATCCCGTACCTGCGGGAGACCGGGTTCCGACTGCGACTGCGCTTCGACTGGAAGGGCCACGGCCTCGGCAAGGCGGCGACCCTCGCCAAGTGGACCGTGCTGTTCGTGCTGGCCAACCAGGCGGGCGCGCTCGTCGTCACCCAGCTGTCCACGTCCGCGGGCAAGGACTCGCCGGTCGACGGCACCGGCTTCTCGGCGTACGCCAACGCCCAGCTGATCTGGGGACTGCCCCAGGCCATCATCACCGTCTCCCTGATGGCCGCGCTGCTGCCCCGCATCTCCCGCTCGGCGGCCGAGGGCGACGCCGGCGCGGTCCGCGACGACATCTCGCAGGGTCTGCGCACCACGGCCGTCGCGATTGTCCCGATCGCCTTCGGCTTCCTCGCACTCGGCATCCCGATGTGCACGCTGATCTTCGGTTCCTCCGGCACCAGCGAAGCCACGAACATGGGCTTCATGCTGATGGCCTTCGGCCTCGGTCTGATCCCCTACTCCGTGCAGTACGTCGTCCTGCGCGCCTTCTACGCCTACGAGGACACCCGGACTCCCTTCTACAACACGGTCATCGTGGCCGCGGTCAACGCGAGCGCGTCGGCGCTCTGTTACTTCGTTCTGCCCGCCCGCTGGGCCGTAGTCGGCATGGCGGCCTCCTACGGCCTGGCGTACGCGATCGGCGTCGGCGTCGCCTGGAACAGGCTGCGCAAGCGGCTCGGCGGTGACCTCGACGGCTCCCATGTCCTGCGGACCTACGCCCGCCTGTGCATCGCCTCCGTTCCGGCCGCCCTGATCAGTGGCGTGGCCTGCTACGGCATCGGTCACAGCCTGGGCCAGGGGGTCCTGGGTTCCTTCGCCGCGCTGCTGGCCGGCGGGATCCTGTTGCTCGGCATCTTCTTCGTCGCCGCCCGCCGCATGCGCATCGAGGAGCTCAATTCACTCGTCGGCATGGTCCGCGGACGCCTGGGGCGCTGA
- a CDS encoding DUF6049 family protein, producing the protein MAEAADFPGMTPSPARRWLRRTGTLLAGAPLLAGLLQLPAAPAQAAGQASAKEASDAGTVAVTVDSLSPAAPTDGDTLTVSGTVTNNGKQAVTDAHVGLGVGSALTTRSAIDSAAKRADALSGDDGSEVGGKYVAEFAKLTPGVSEHFSISVPVGKLDLDDDGVYPLGVSLSGETAAQPWERVLGVQRTFLPWQPDEADAPTRTTVLWPLVSSVHMSAETGSNAQQTPVFLNDDLAKELSPGGRLEQLLSLGKELDVTWVIDPDLLASVDAMTGTYRVRGDGDTTTAGTHQAVAKQWLHELQNAVLGKEVVALPFADPDLASLAHNGTGVAGSLSQLKAATDVAATTVETVLHVTPNTDFAWPVDGAVDPSIVKVATSAGADKVIARGDSLTENGDLTYTPSAARPIGGGTTAVVADARLSTAFQGDLTNASTSTLAVQEFLAQSLALNLQTGKQRSVVVAPQRMPTTTQARALAEAVTTLQGGTWSQSQQLAAAAKAKPDPDATTKVPSRSAYPSSLRKQELPRSAFEQIAYTQDKLDNFKVILANEARVVTPFGRAINREMSTSWRGRNTAASSFRQGVQAYLDTLTGQVKLIDKSETKLSGRSATIPVTVQNNLVQGVDHLVLRLTSKNPTRLEISDEAYAEQRVTVSGGHTTTVKFTTSAKVNGQTTVVAQLYTEDGQKYGEEVAFDVRVTEITATVMLVIGGGVLLLVLAGFRMYTQRKRAAAREAEESDATDEDGEDGEDGPDEAGEAGQPADGPENAGNHTNRPEKKSGGRAGTADPEQPSDETPDTAVESTDPSGTGERVDR; encoded by the coding sequence GTGGCCGAGGCGGCAGACTTTCCGGGGATGACTCCCTCACCTGCCCGCCGGTGGCTGCGGCGCACCGGCACACTGCTCGCCGGGGCGCCCCTGCTGGCCGGTCTGCTCCAGCTGCCCGCCGCCCCCGCGCAGGCCGCCGGCCAGGCGTCCGCAAAGGAGGCCTCCGACGCCGGCACCGTGGCTGTCACCGTCGACTCCCTCAGCCCCGCCGCTCCCACCGACGGGGACACCCTGACGGTCTCCGGCACGGTCACGAACAACGGCAAGCAGGCGGTCACCGACGCCCACGTGGGTCTGGGAGTGGGATCCGCGCTCACCACCCGCTCGGCGATCGACAGTGCCGCCAAGCGCGCGGACGCCCTCTCCGGCGACGACGGCTCCGAGGTGGGCGGCAAATACGTCGCCGAGTTCGCCAAGCTCACACCGGGCGTCTCCGAGCACTTCAGCATCTCCGTCCCGGTCGGCAAGCTCGACCTGGACGACGACGGCGTCTACCCGCTCGGTGTCTCCCTCTCGGGTGAGACGGCCGCGCAGCCGTGGGAGCGGGTGCTGGGCGTCCAGCGGACCTTTCTGCCGTGGCAGCCCGACGAGGCGGACGCCCCCACCAGGACGACGGTGCTGTGGCCGCTGGTCTCCAGCGTCCACATGTCGGCGGAGACCGGTTCGAACGCCCAGCAGACGCCGGTCTTCCTCAACGACGACCTGGCCAAGGAGCTCTCTCCCGGCGGCCGCCTGGAGCAGCTTCTGAGCCTGGGCAAGGAGCTGGACGTCACCTGGGTGATCGACCCGGACCTGCTGGCGTCCGTCGACGCCATGACCGGCACCTACCGCGTCCGGGGCGACGGGGACACCACCACGGCCGGCACCCACCAGGCGGTCGCCAAGCAGTGGCTCCACGAGCTCCAGAACGCGGTGCTCGGCAAGGAGGTCGTGGCGCTGCCGTTCGCCGATCCCGACCTGGCCTCGCTCGCCCACAACGGCACCGGTGTCGCCGGCTCGCTGAGCCAGCTCAAGGCGGCCACCGACGTCGCCGCCACCACCGTGGAGACCGTGCTCCATGTGACCCCGAACACGGACTTCGCCTGGCCGGTGGACGGCGCCGTCGACCCGTCGATCGTCAAGGTCGCCACCTCGGCGGGCGCCGACAAGGTCATCGCGCGCGGCGACAGCCTGACGGAGAACGGCGATCTCACCTACACCCCGTCCGCGGCCCGGCCCATCGGCGGCGGCACCACGGCGGTGGTCGCGGACGCCCGGCTGTCGACGGCGTTCCAGGGCGATCTGACGAATGCGTCCACCTCCACGCTCGCGGTGCAGGAGTTCCTCGCCCAGAGCCTGGCCCTGAACCTTCAGACCGGCAAGCAGCGCAGTGTCGTCGTCGCCCCGCAGCGCATGCCGACCACGACCCAGGCCCGGGCGCTGGCGGAGGCCGTCACCACGCTCCAGGGCGGCACCTGGTCGCAGTCGCAGCAGCTCGCGGCGGCCGCCAAGGCCAAACCCGACCCGGACGCCACGACGAAGGTGCCGTCGAGGTCGGCGTACCCGTCCTCGCTGCGCAAGCAGGAGCTGCCCCGTTCGGCCTTCGAGCAGATCGCGTACACGCAGGACAAGCTCGACAACTTCAAGGTGATCCTCGCCAACGAGGCGCGGGTGGTGACCCCCTTCGGGCGGGCCATAAACCGGGAGATGTCCACGTCCTGGCGGGGCCGGAACACCGCCGCGAGTTCGTTCCGCCAGGGCGTGCAGGCCTATCTCGACACCCTCACCGGCCAGGTCAAGCTGATCGACAAGTCGGAGACCAAGCTCTCCGGCCGAAGCGCCACGATCCCGGTGACCGTGCAGAACAACCTGGTGCAGGGCGTCGACCATCTGGTCCTCCGGCTCACCTCCAAGAACCCGACCCGCCTCGAGATCTCCGACGAGGCCTACGCCGAGCAGCGCGTGACGGTCTCCGGCGGGCACACCACGACGGTGAAGTTCACCACGTCCGCCAAGGTCAACGGCCAGACGACGGTGGTCGCCCAGCTGTACACCGAGGACGGCCAGAAGTACGGCGAAGAGGTCGCCTTCGACGTGCGGGTCACCGAGATCACCGCCACGGTGATGCTGGTCATCGGCGGCGGCGTCCTGCTGCTCGTGCTGGCCGGCTTCCGCATGTACACCCAGCGCAAGCGTGCCGCGGCCCGGGAAGCCGAAGAGTCCGACGCGACCGACGAGGACGGCGAGGACGGCGAGGACGGTCCGGACGAGGCGGGTGAGGCGGGCCAGCCCGCCGACGGCCCGGAGAACGCCGGGAACCACACGAACCGTCCCGAGAAGAAGTCCGGCGGCCGAGCGGGAACAGCCGACCCGGAGCAGCCGAGTGACGAGACACCGGACACCGCAGTGGAAAGCACAGACCCGTCCGGCACGGGTGAGAGAGTGGACCGTTGA
- a CDS encoding CCA tRNA nucleotidyltransferase: protein MPNANEDNLSVLSQVQHRAVSELLRVAPVADDLARRFQEAGFSLALVGGSVRDALLGRLGNDLDFTTDARPEDVLKIVRPWADAVWEVGIAFGTVGVQKDARVGDVDRCFQIEVTTYRSEAYDRTSRKPEVSYGDSIEQDLVRRDFTVNAMAVALPEKEFIDPHGGLEDLAARVLRTPGTPEESFSDDPLRMMRAARFAAQLDFEVDPEVVTAMKEMAGRIEIVSAERVRDELNKLILSAHPRKGLALLVDTGIADHVLPELPALRLESDEHHRHKDVYEHTLIVLEQAIALEENGPDLTLRLAALLHDIGKPRTRRFENDGRVSFHHHEVVGMKMTKKRMTALKYSNELVKDVSRLVELHLRFHGYGTGEWTDSAVRRYVRDAGPLLDRLHKLTRSDCTTRNKRRAAALSRAYDGLEERIVQLKEREELDAIRPDLDGNQIMEILGVGPGPAIGKAYKHLLELRLEHGPMEYDAAVAALKEWWSAQD from the coding sequence GTGCCGAACGCCAACGAAGACAATCTCAGCGTCCTGAGCCAGGTGCAGCATCGCGCGGTCAGTGAACTGCTGCGGGTCGCCCCTGTCGCCGATGACCTAGCCCGCCGCTTCCAGGAGGCCGGGTTCTCTCTCGCCCTGGTCGGCGGCTCGGTCCGGGACGCGCTGCTCGGCCGGCTCGGCAACGATCTGGACTTCACCACGGACGCGCGACCCGAGGACGTCCTGAAGATCGTCCGGCCATGGGCGGACGCCGTGTGGGAGGTCGGGATCGCGTTCGGCACCGTCGGGGTCCAGAAGGACGCCCGCGTCGGAGACGTTGATCGATGCTTCCAGATCGAGGTCACCACCTACCGGTCCGAGGCCTACGACCGCACCTCGCGCAAGCCCGAGGTGTCGTACGGCGACTCCATCGAGCAGGACCTCGTCCGTCGGGACTTCACCGTGAACGCCATGGCCGTGGCGCTTCCCGAGAAGGAGTTCATCGACCCGCACGGTGGCCTCGAGGACCTCGCGGCCCGCGTGCTGCGCACCCCGGGCACGCCGGAGGAGTCCTTCTCGGACGACCCCCTGCGGATGATGCGCGCCGCCCGCTTCGCCGCCCAGCTCGACTTCGAGGTCGACCCCGAGGTGGTCACGGCGATGAAGGAGATGGCCGGCCGCATCGAGATCGTCTCGGCCGAGCGGGTACGGGACGAGCTGAACAAGCTGATCCTGTCCGCACACCCGCGCAAGGGGCTGGCGCTGCTGGTCGACACCGGCATCGCCGACCATGTGCTGCCCGAGCTGCCCGCCCTGCGGCTGGAGAGCGACGAGCACCACCGGCACAAGGACGTCTACGAGCACACCCTGATCGTCCTCGAGCAGGCCATCGCCCTGGAGGAGAACGGCCCCGACCTCACGCTGCGGCTGGCCGCGCTGCTGCACGACATCGGCAAGCCGCGCACCCGGCGCTTCGAGAACGACGGCCGCGTCTCGTTCCACCACCACGAGGTGGTCGGAATGAAGATGACGAAGAAGCGCATGACGGCGCTGAAGTACTCCAACGAGTTGGTGAAGGACGTCTCCCGGCTGGTCGAACTCCACCTGCGCTTCCACGGGTACGGCACCGGCGAGTGGACGGACTCCGCGGTGCGTCGCTATGTGCGGGACGCCGGACCGCTCCTCGACCGCCTGCACAAGCTGACCCGCTCGGACTGCACGACGCGGAACAAGCGCAGGGCGGCTGCGCTCTCGCGTGCGTATGACGGGCTGGAGGAGCGCATCGTCCAGCTGAAGGAGCGGGAAGAGCTGGACGCGATCCGCCCCGACCTGGACGGCAACCAGATCATGGAGATCCTGGGGGTCGGCCCCGGGCCTGCCATCGGGAAGGCGTACAAGCACCTGTTGGAACTGCGCCTGGAGCATGGACCGATGGAGTACGACGCGGCGGTGGCGGCGCTCAAGGAGTGGTGGTCCGCACAGGACTGA
- a CDS encoding PadR family transcriptional regulator: MSRRAGILEFAVLGLLRESPMHGYELRKRLNTSLGVFRAFSYGTLYPCLKTLVTNGWLIEEPGNTHEDALAAPLAGRRAKIVYRLTAEGKEHFEELLSQTGPDAYEDEHFAARFAFFGQTSRDVRMRVLEGRRSRLEERLEKMRASLARTRERLDDYTLELQRHGMESVEREVRWLNELIESERAGRDLTGSASGGPAQQNTTSGSTGGLPRPGDTPGTDLPDETAT, from the coding sequence ATGAGCCGGCGTGCCGGAATCCTTGAGTTCGCCGTCCTCGGTCTTCTCCGTGAGTCCCCGATGCACGGCTATGAGCTGCGCAAACGACTCAATACGTCACTGGGTGTGTTCCGTGCGTTCAGCTACGGCACGCTCTATCCCTGCCTCAAGACGCTGGTCACCAACGGCTGGTTGATCGAGGAGCCGGGAAACACCCACGAAGACGCCCTCGCCGCTCCACTCGCAGGGCGTCGCGCCAAGATCGTCTACCGGTTGACGGCGGAGGGTAAGGAGCACTTCGAGGAGCTGCTCTCGCAGACGGGCCCCGACGCGTACGAGGACGAACACTTCGCCGCTCGCTTCGCCTTCTTCGGGCAGACGTCACGCGATGTCCGCATGCGCGTACTCGAGGGCCGCCGCAGCCGGCTGGAGGAGCGTCTCGAGAAGATGCGCGCCTCCCTGGCGCGCACCCGGGAGCGCCTCGACGACTACACGCTTGAGCTCCAGCGCCACGGTATGGAGTCCGTGGAGCGCGAAGTGCGCTGGCTGAACGAGCTCATCGAGAGCGAGCGGGCCGGACGGGACCTGACAGGTTCCGCCTCCGGGGGGCCCGCTCAACAGAACACCACATCTGGATCGACGGGCGGCCTGCCCCGCCCCGGGGACACCCCCGGGACGGATCTGCCCGACGAAACCGCCACGTGA
- a CDS encoding MFS transporter, whose protein sequence is MAVVRDLRVLLRFGNFRRLLAVRLLSQCADGVYQVALATYVVFSPEKQTSAGAIASAMAVLLLPYSLVGPFAGVLLDRWRRRQVFLHGNLLRALLASVTAVLMISHVPDWLFYVSALCVTAVNRFVLAGLSAALPRVVDGERLVMANSLSPTAGTLAAVAGGGLAFVVRLVIADSDAAVVLLGCALYLSAALASLTMAADLLGPDPDQVWPRLASALSGTARGLSAGLRHLVEPERREAAWALGAISLMRFSYGALTVMVLMLCRYAWSSDPADGLALLGLAAGVSGVGFFVAAVVTPAAAGRLGPARWIVVCSAAAAVLVLALMPPFTQLTTFFAAFVLGLVTQGAKIATDTIVQSSVQDGFRGRIFSLYDVLFNVAFVGAAAVAALMLPPDGRSTALVVTIAVIYGVIAAAMTRFESRRVSHQ, encoded by the coding sequence ATGGCCGTCGTCCGTGATCTGCGCGTCCTGCTGCGCTTCGGGAACTTCCGGCGGCTGCTCGCGGTGCGGCTGCTCTCCCAGTGCGCGGACGGCGTCTACCAGGTCGCGCTCGCCACTTACGTCGTCTTCTCCCCGGAGAAACAGACCTCGGCCGGCGCGATCGCCTCCGCCATGGCGGTCCTGCTGTTGCCGTACTCGCTCGTCGGCCCCTTCGCCGGTGTCCTGCTGGACCGCTGGCGGCGCCGACAGGTCTTCCTCCACGGCAACCTGCTGCGCGCCCTGCTGGCGTCCGTGACGGCCGTCCTGATGATCAGCCATGTCCCCGACTGGCTCTTCTACGTCTCCGCTCTGTGTGTCACCGCGGTCAACCGCTTCGTCCTCGCGGGCCTGTCGGCGGCTCTGCCACGCGTCGTCGACGGCGAGCGCCTGGTCATGGCCAACTCCCTCTCCCCGACCGCCGGAACGCTCGCCGCGGTCGCGGGCGGTGGTCTCGCCTTCGTCGTCCGGCTGGTGATCGCGGACTCCGACGCCGCGGTGGTGCTGCTGGGCTGCGCGCTGTACCTGTCCGCGGCGCTCGCCTCCCTGACCATGGCGGCGGATCTGCTCGGACCCGACCCTGATCAGGTCTGGCCCCGGCTGGCGAGCGCGCTCAGCGGCACCGCCCGCGGCCTGTCGGCGGGCCTGCGCCACCTGGTCGAGCCCGAACGCCGGGAGGCCGCCTGGGCGCTCGGCGCGATCTCCCTGATGCGGTTCTCCTACGGCGCCCTGACCGTCATGGTGCTGATGCTGTGCCGGTACGCCTGGTCGTCCGACCCGGCCGACGGACTGGCCCTGCTGGGGCTGGCCGCAGGGGTGTCCGGGGTGGGCTTCTTCGTCGCCGCGGTGGTCACTCCCGCGGCTGCCGGACGGCTGGGCCCGGCCCGCTGGATCGTCGTCTGCTCCGCGGCCGCCGCGGTCCTGGTGCTCGCCCTCATGCCGCCGTTCACCCAGCTCACCACGTTCTTCGCGGCGTTCGTGCTGGGGCTGGTCACCCAGGGCGCGAAGATCGCCACCGACACCATCGTCCAGTCGTCCGTGCAGGACGGCTTCCGCGGCCGGATCTTCTCTCTCTACGACGTCCTGTTCAACGTAGCCTTCGTAGGCGCCGCCGCTGTCGCCGCTCTGATGCTGCCGCCTGACGGACGTTCCACCGCATTGGTGGTCACGATCGCCGTTATCTACGGCGTAATTGCTGCCGCTATGACCCGCTTTGAAAGTCGGCGAGTGTCACATCAATGA
- a CDS encoding inositol-3-phosphate synthase, with protein MGSVRVAIVGVGNCAASLVQGVEYYKDADPASKVPGLMHVQFGDYHVGDVEFVAAFDVDAKKVGLDLSDAIGASENNTIKICDVPNKGITVQRGHTLDGLGKYYRETIEESAEAPVDVVQILKDRQVDVLVCYLPVGSENAAKFYAQAAIDAKVAFVNALPVFIAGTKEWADKFTEAGVPIVGDDIKSQVGATITHRVMAKLFEDRGVRLERTMQLNVGGNMDFKNMLERDRLESKKISKTQAVTSQIPDRDMGAKNVHIGPSDYVAWLDDRKWAYVRLEGRAFGDVPLNLEYKLEVWDSPNSAGVIIDALRAAKIAKDRGIGGPILSASSYFMKSPPVQYFDDEAYANVEKFIRGEVER; from the coding sequence ATGGGTTCGGTTCGCGTAGCCATCGTCGGCGTCGGAAACTGCGCCGCCTCGCTGGTTCAGGGCGTCGAGTACTACAAGGACGCCGATCCGGCGTCCAAGGTCCCGGGTCTGATGCACGTGCAGTTCGGCGACTACCACGTCGGTGACGTCGAGTTCGTCGCCGCCTTCGACGTCGACGCGAAGAAGGTCGGCCTCGACCTCTCGGACGCCATCGGTGCCAGCGAGAACAACACCATCAAGATCTGCGACGTCCCGAACAAGGGCATCACGGTTCAGCGCGGCCACACGCTGGACGGTCTCGGCAAGTACTACCGCGAGACCATCGAGGAGTCCGCCGAGGCCCCGGTGGACGTCGTCCAGATCCTCAAGGACCGCCAGGTCGACGTCCTCGTCTGCTACCTGCCCGTCGGTTCCGAGAACGCGGCGAAGTTCTACGCCCAGGCCGCCATCGACGCCAAGGTCGCGTTCGTCAACGCCCTTCCGGTCTTCATCGCCGGTACCAAGGAGTGGGCGGACAAGTTCACCGAGGCGGGCGTCCCGATCGTCGGCGACGACATCAAGTCCCAGGTCGGCGCCACCATCACGCACCGTGTGATGGCGAAGCTGTTCGAGGACCGCGGTGTCCGGCTCGAGCGCACCATGCAGCTCAACGTCGGCGGCAACATGGACTTCAAGAACATGCTGGAGCGCGACCGCCTCGAGTCCAAGAAGATCTCGAAGACGCAGGCCGTCACCTCGCAGATCCCCGACCGCGACATGGGCGCGAAGAACGTCCACATCGGTCCGTCGGACTACGTGGCCTGGCTCGACGACCGCAAGTGGGCGTATGTCCGCCTCGAGGGCCGTGCGTTCGGTGACGTCCCGCTGAACCTGGAGTACAAGCTCGAGGTCTGGGACTCCCCGAACTCCGCGGGCGTCATCATCGACGCCCTGCGCGCCGCGAAGATCGCCAAGGACCGCGGCATCGGTGGCCCGATCCTGTCCGCGTCCTCGTACTTCATGAAGTCCCCGCCGGTCCAGTACTTCGACGACGAGGCGTACGCGAACGTCGAGAAGTTCATCCGCGGTGAGGTCGAGCGCTGA